The proteins below come from a single Afipia sp. P52-10 genomic window:
- a CDS encoding acyl-CoA synthetase, producing the protein MDKIVSQYDMGLDKTPANFVPLSPVSFLERSAHVYPRLTSVVHEARRFTWAETYARCRRFASWLARQGIGQGDTVAAMLPNIPAMYEAHFAVPMVGAVLNALNTRLDAGAIAFMLEHGGAKILLVDPEFSTVIADALARMTGPKPLVIDVDDPAFAGGQRIGQIEYEAMLETGDPAFAWSLPNDEWNAIALSYTSGTTGNPKGVVTHHRGAYLNAVSNILSGNLGQHPIYLWTLPMFHCNGWCFPWTIAASAGVNVCLRKIDPVKIFELIAKHGVTHMCGAPIVYTTLINAPSAPRGEAAKQVDGLVAGASPPVAMIQGAEEIGIKLTHVYGLTEVYGPASVCAEQPGWDDLPVAERAKLKRRQGVAYHLQENVTVLDPKTMQEVPRDGETIGEVMFRGNIVMKGYLKNPAATREAFAGGWFHTGDLGVLDAEGYVMIKDRSKDIIISGGENVSSVEVEDVLCQHPAVLFAAVVAKPDAKWGEVPCAFLELKDGASATEAEIIAFCRDQLPGFKTPKAVVFGVLPKTSTGKIQKFELRNQVKSASAIAN; encoded by the coding sequence ATGGACAAGATCGTCAGCCAATATGACATGGGGCTCGACAAGACGCCCGCCAACTTCGTGCCGCTGTCACCGGTGAGCTTCCTGGAGCGCTCGGCGCACGTCTATCCCCGGCTCACCAGCGTCGTCCATGAGGCCCGTCGGTTCACCTGGGCTGAAACCTACGCGCGCTGCCGCCGGTTCGCGTCTTGGCTCGCCCGGCAAGGCATCGGCCAAGGCGATACCGTCGCAGCGATGCTCCCAAACATCCCGGCGATGTATGAGGCGCATTTCGCCGTGCCGATGGTCGGCGCTGTGCTGAACGCCCTGAACACCCGGCTCGACGCCGGCGCGATCGCGTTCATGCTCGAACACGGCGGCGCGAAAATCCTGCTAGTGGACCCAGAATTTTCCACCGTGATCGCCGATGCACTGGCGCGGATGACCGGGCCGAAGCCGCTGGTGATCGACGTCGATGATCCGGCGTTTGCCGGTGGCCAGCGGATTGGACAAATCGAGTACGAGGCGATGCTGGAGACGGGCGATCCAGCCTTCGCCTGGTCGCTGCCGAACGACGAATGGAACGCCATCGCGCTGAGCTATACGTCCGGCACCACCGGCAACCCGAAAGGCGTCGTTACCCATCATCGCGGCGCGTATCTGAACGCCGTCAGCAACATTCTCTCCGGCAATCTCGGCCAGCATCCAATCTATCTCTGGACGCTGCCGATGTTCCATTGCAACGGCTGGTGCTTCCCATGGACGATTGCGGCCTCAGCCGGCGTCAACGTCTGCTTACGCAAGATCGATCCGGTGAAGATCTTCGAGCTGATCGCCAAGCACGGCGTCACCCACATGTGCGGCGCGCCGATCGTTTACACGACGTTGATCAACGCGCCGTCGGCGCCGCGCGGCGAGGCGGCGAAGCAGGTGGACGGCCTGGTGGCTGGTGCTTCCCCGCCGGTCGCCATGATCCAGGGTGCGGAAGAGATCGGCATCAAGCTCACCCACGTCTACGGCCTCACCGAGGTCTACGGCCCCGCCTCCGTCTGTGCCGAGCAACCCGGCTGGGACGACCTGCCCGTTGCCGAGCGCGCCAAGCTGAAGCGGCGCCAGGGGGTTGCCTATCATCTGCAAGAAAACGTCACGGTACTCGATCCAAAGACGATGCAGGAGGTGCCGCGCGATGGTGAAACCATCGGCGAGGTCATGTTCCGCGGCAACATCGTCATGAAGGGGTACTTGAAGAACCCCGCCGCCACCCGCGAGGCCTTTGCCGGCGGCTGGTTTCACACCGGCGATCTCGGCGTGCTCGATGCCGAAGGCTACGTCATGATCAAGGACCGCTCCAAGGACATCATCATCTCCGGCGGCGAGAACGTCTCGTCGGTGGAGGTCGAGGATGTGCTGTGCCAGCATCCGGCCGTGCTGTTCGCAGCCGTGGTCGCCAAGCCCGACGCGAAATGGGGCGAAGTGCCCTGCGCGTTCCTCGAACTGAAGGACGGTGCCAGCGCAACCGAAGCCGAAATCATCGCCTTCTGCCGCGATCAGTTGCCCGGCTTCAAGACGCCGAAGGCGGTCGTGTTCGGCGTGCTGCCGAAGACTTCGACCGGCAAGATCCAGAAGTTCGAGTTGCGCAACCAGGTGAAGTCGGCGTCGGCGATCGCAAACTGA
- a CDS encoding GNAT family N-acetyltransferase: MTITIERADPGSVEILPLLLDGERYSASLYPAESNHIRPVEALRAANVHFIVARKDKGAVIGTAALVLFGDWAEVKRMWVVPAERGKGISKALLDDLESRAREEGVSLLRLETGIRNDAALALYARAGFESCGPFADYAPDPLSVFMQKAIT, from the coding sequence ATGACGATCACGATCGAACGGGCCGATCCGGGCAGTGTCGAAATCCTGCCGCTGCTGCTGGATGGCGAGCGCTACAGTGCTTCGCTCTATCCGGCCGAAAGCAATCACATCCGGCCGGTCGAGGCGCTGCGTGCGGCCAACGTCCATTTCATTGTCGCGCGCAAGGACAAGGGCGCTGTCATTGGTACGGCGGCGTTGGTGTTGTTCGGCGATTGGGCGGAAGTGAAGCGCATGTGGGTGGTGCCGGCGGAACGCGGCAAGGGCATCTCGAAAGCTTTGCTGGATGATCTGGAGAGCAGGGCGCGGGAAGAGGGCGTGTCCCTGCTCCGGCTCGAAACCGGCATCAGAAACGATGCCGCGCTCGCGCTCTACGCACGCGCAGGGTTTGAGTCCTGCGGGCCGTTTGCGGACTATGCGCCCGATCCGCTTAGTGTGTTCATGCAGAAGGCGATCACGTAG
- a CDS encoding MBL fold metallo-hydrolase: MSVTVTILGCGSSSGVPRPALGWGACDPANPKNRRRRCSILIERKSDAGITRVLIDTSPDLREQLIDANVDHLDAVFLTHEHADQTHGIDDLRSVVMHQRSRIPVYLNQSTARDVLSRFSYCFVQPPGSDYPPILESRFVEAGEERTIEGKGGPLTLQPFLVDHGNIPALGYRFADIAYSPDMNDIPRASLAQLQNLKLWIIDGLRWMPHPSHTNVEQALSWLALMKPERGVITNMHTDIDYEVLRQKLPPGIVPAYDGMQLTVD; this comes from the coding sequence ATGAGCGTGACTGTCACGATCCTCGGTTGCGGGTCCTCGTCCGGCGTGCCGCGCCCGGCTTTGGGATGGGGCGCCTGCGATCCGGCTAATCCGAAGAACCGCCGCCGCCGCTGCTCGATCCTGATCGAGCGCAAGTCCGATGCGGGCATCACCCGCGTCCTGATCGACACATCGCCGGACCTGCGTGAGCAGTTGATCGACGCCAATGTCGATCACCTCGACGCCGTGTTCCTGACACACGAGCATGCCGACCAGACCCACGGCATCGATGACCTGCGCTCGGTGGTGATGCACCAGCGCTCGCGCATTCCGGTTTATCTCAATCAATCGACCGCGCGCGATGTGCTATCGCGATTCTCGTACTGTTTCGTGCAGCCGCCGGGCAGCGACTATCCGCCGATCCTCGAAAGTCGCTTCGTGGAGGCAGGCGAGGAGCGGACGATCGAAGGAAAGGGCGGTCCCCTCACCCTGCAGCCATTTCTGGTCGACCACGGCAACATCCCGGCACTGGGCTATCGCTTCGCCGACATCGCCTACTCGCCGGACATGAACGACATTCCGCGCGCGAGCTTGGCGCAACTACAGAACCTGAAGCTCTGGATCATCGACGGCCTGCGCTGGATGCCGCATCCGAGCCACACCAATGTCGAGCAGGCGTTGTCGTGGCTTGCGCTGATGAAGCCAGAGCGGGGCGTTATCACCAACATGCATACCGACATCGATTACGAGGTGCTGCGCCAGAAGTTGCCGCCGGGCATCGTGCCGGCCTATGACGGCATGCAGTTGACCGTGGATTAG